The following coding sequences are from one Kushneria phosphatilytica window:
- the fabV gene encoding enoyl-ACP reductase FabV, with the protein MVIHPKVRGFICTTTHPVGCDRNVLEQIEATRARGVESDGPRKVLVIGASSGYGLAARVTAAFGYGADTLGVFFEKPGTEKRPGTAGWYNSAAFDKYAKQAGLYSRSINGDAFSHEVRDQAVEMIRNEMGGQVDLVVYSLASPVRKLPDSGEVKRSALKPIGETYRATAVDTNRDQIIEAEVEPATQEEIDSTVTVMGGEDWELWIDALDQAGVLAEGAKSVAFSYIGTEITWPIYWHGALGKAKEDLDRAAGEIDQRLRQKGGHANVAVLKSVVTQASAAIPVMPLYISMVYRIMKEQGLHEGTIDQLNRLYRERLYTSAPVDTDEAGRLRVDDRELREDVQQACQDLWPRVTSDNLFELTDYAEYKREFLKLFGFGRDDVDYDADVDPRVEFDVVDMT; encoded by the coding sequence GTGGTCATACATCCCAAGGTTCGCGGTTTCATCTGTACCACTACCCATCCGGTGGGTTGCGATCGCAATGTGCTTGAGCAGATTGAAGCTACTCGAGCACGTGGCGTTGAATCCGATGGTCCTCGCAAGGTGCTGGTCATTGGCGCTTCGAGTGGTTATGGCCTGGCAGCACGTGTTACCGCAGCTTTCGGCTATGGCGCAGACACCCTTGGCGTGTTCTTTGAAAAGCCCGGCACCGAAAAAAGACCGGGCACTGCCGGCTGGTACAATTCAGCCGCTTTCGACAAGTATGCCAAACAGGCCGGGCTCTACAGCCGCTCGATCAACGGTGATGCCTTCTCACATGAGGTGCGTGATCAGGCCGTCGAGATGATTCGTAACGAGATGGGCGGTCAGGTGGATCTGGTGGTGTATTCACTGGCGTCTCCGGTACGCAAGCTACCCGATAGCGGTGAAGTGAAGCGCTCGGCACTCAAGCCAATTGGCGAGACATACCGTGCCACGGCCGTGGACACCAACCGTGATCAGATTATCGAAGCCGAAGTCGAGCCGGCTACTCAGGAAGAGATCGATAGCACTGTTACCGTGATGGGCGGTGAAGACTGGGAGCTCTGGATCGATGCGCTCGATCAGGCCGGCGTACTGGCCGAAGGCGCGAAATCGGTGGCGTTCAGCTATATCGGTACCGAAATTACCTGGCCGATTTACTGGCATGGTGCGCTGGGCAAGGCGAAGGAAGATCTGGACCGCGCCGCAGGTGAGATTGACCAGCGCCTTCGCCAGAAGGGAGGCCATGCCAATGTGGCCGTACTCAAGTCCGTGGTGACTCAGGCCAGTGCTGCCATTCCGGTCATGCCGCTTTATATCTCGATGGTCTATCGAATCATGAAGGAGCAGGGGCTGCATGAAGGTACCATCGATCAGCTCAACCGCCTCTATCGTGAGCGACTTTATACCAGCGCTCCGGTCGATACCGATGAAGCCGGGCGATTGCGAGTCGATGATCGTGAGCTGCGCGAGGATGTGCAACAGGCCTGTCAGGATCTCTGGCCCCGTGTGACCAGCGATAATCTGTTTGAGCTGACCGATTACGCCGAATATAAACGAGAGTTCCTCAAGCTCTTTGGTTTCGGTCGTGATGATGTCGACTACGATGCTGATGTCGATCCCCGGGTCGAGTTCGACGTGGTTGATATGACCTGA
- a CDS encoding DUF2959 family protein, which produces MRQLNLSSSLLCMVLLLGGCQSAYYSAMEQAGVPIRTLVVNRVEAARDAQQDAGDRFSSALERFRSVVDVPESELSHTYDALADEYEASQRAAQAVHQRVDAIEGATDALFDEWEGELDEYHNADYRQRSADELKQARKRYAEMLDAMHAAEQSLQPALDLMHDNVLFLKHNLNAQAIGALQPEVERLDARVAHLRQQMRSAIERSNTFISTLPE; this is translated from the coding sequence ATGCGTCAACTGAATCTGTCGTCGAGTCTGCTGTGCATGGTGCTACTGCTGGGTGGCTGTCAGAGCGCCTATTACAGCGCCATGGAACAGGCCGGCGTGCCTATCCGGACGTTGGTGGTCAATCGGGTTGAAGCGGCCCGGGATGCCCAGCAGGATGCCGGCGATCGATTCTCATCGGCGCTCGAGCGCTTTCGTAGCGTGGTCGATGTCCCCGAAAGCGAACTTTCTCATACCTACGATGCGCTGGCTGACGAGTATGAGGCCAGTCAGCGCGCCGCTCAGGCCGTACATCAGCGCGTCGATGCCATAGAGGGTGCTACCGATGCCCTGTTTGACGAGTGGGAAGGCGAGCTCGATGAGTATCACAATGCCGACTATCGCCAGCGCAGTGCTGACGAGCTGAAACAGGCACGCAAGCGCTATGCCGAGATGCTTGATGCCATGCATGCCGCCGAGCAAAGCCTGCAACCAGCGCTTGATCTGATGCATGACAACGTGCTGTTCCTCAAGCACAACCTCAACGCTCAGGCCATCGGGGCATTGCAGCCCGAAGTTGAGCGACTCGATGCCCGGGTAGCTCATCTGCGTCAGCAGATGCGTTCGGCCATCGAACGTTCCAATACCTTTATTTCGACCCTCCCTGAATAG